One window of the Bradyrhizobium sp. NP1 genome contains the following:
- a CDS encoding YbaK/EbsC family protein, translating to MSIAPTLHRYLAAENIQYNEIPHDLTMSSTRTAEACHISGDRLAKAVVLRHDGGYTLAVVPASHHLTLPDLRERLGENIEMANETEINRLFADCAHGAVPAVGRCYGLDLVVDDSIEAQPEVYIEAGDHETLLHLSHAQFARLTANAPHGRFSVHD from the coding sequence ATGTCCATTGCTCCGACACTCCATCGATATCTGGCTGCCGAGAACATCCAGTACAACGAGATTCCACACGATCTCACCATGTCTTCCACACGTACGGCGGAGGCATGCCATATCTCGGGCGACCGCCTCGCCAAGGCGGTCGTCTTGCGGCACGACGGCGGCTATACGCTCGCCGTCGTGCCTGCATCGCACCACCTCACACTACCGGATTTGCGGGAAAGGCTCGGCGAAAACATCGAGATGGCCAACGAAACCGAGATCAATCGACTCTTCGCAGATTGCGCTCACGGAGCTGTACCGGCCGTGGGCAGGTGCTACGGGCTCGATCTTGTTGTCGACGACAGCATCGAGGCGCAACCGGAAGTCTATATCGAAGCCGGCGATCACGAGACGCTTCTTCATTTGAGTCATGCGCAGTTCGCGCGCCTGACAGCCAATGCACCGCATGGGCGCTTCAGCGTGCACGACTGA